One Bremerella alba genomic window, GAAACAGTCGCTTTCGGTGGAGGACGATCCCAACGCGTTTCCGCAGTTTTTGGGGCCCGATGGAAACAGTCGGCTGGCCGGGCCAAGTCTCGAGACCGATTGGGCCGCCCATGCCCCGGAAGAGATCTGGCGTATACCGATCGGTGCTGGCTGGTCAGGCTTCTCGGCGCTTGATGGCCGGATCTACACCATGGAGCAGCGTGACAATCAAGAGCTCGTGACCTGCTACGACATGCAGAGCGGCGAGCCCATTTGGGGAACGCCGGTCGAGGCGCGTCACTATACGGTGATGGGTTACGTCGGACCGCGATGCACTCCCCTGCTCTTCGACGGGCGGGTTTACGCATCGGGGGCTACCGGCGTACTGCGTTGTTTGGATCCGCTTACCGGCGAAGTCGTTTGGCAACACGATCTGTTAGAGATGTACGGCGTCTCGCCGAGTGTCGAAAAGGCCAACATTGCCTGGGGCCGTTCCAACAGCCCACTAGGCTATGAGTTGGAAGACCGCAAAATCGTGATTATCCCTGCCGGTGGGCCTGACAAAGCGAATAAGGACGAAATGGTCTCGCTGGTGGCCTTCGATGCGGCCACCGGAGAAACGGTTTGGGAAGGTGGACAAGAGCAGATCAGCTATGCCTCGCCGAGCATCGCTCAGGTGGACGGTAAGGACCAGATTATCAGCGTGAACGAAGCGACGATCACCGGTCACGATCCGGCAACCGGCAAGCAGCTGTGGTCGTTCGATTGGCCTGGCAATTCCAGCGGCAACGCGAGCTGCTCGCAAGTTCATTCGTTAGGAGACAATCGCTTCTTCGTCTCTAAAGGTTATGGCCAAGGAGCAAGTACGTTCGCGGTCAAACCGGAGGGGGATGGCTTCACGACCGAAGAGTTATGGAGCAATGCTCGCGTCTTGAAGACCAAGTTCACCAACGTCGCGATCCTGAGCGATGATGTCTTCGGGCTCAACGATGGCATTCTGGAAAAGGTCGAACTTGAAGCGAAGCGACCCCAATGGCGGGAACGTGGCTTTGGTCACGGCCAGGTCTTGCTGGTCGATGACGTGCTGTTGGTCATGGGGGAAGAAGGCAACCTGGCCGCAGTCGATACGACCTCGGAAGACTATCACGAATTTTCGCGAATCAAAGCCCTGTCGAGCGA contains:
- a CDS encoding outer membrane protein assembly factor BamB family protein; the protein is MSNEPVHGNPEASESATSQGATGNQDWYVPPRRIWIIASLFLLLGVVGFFGRVLGNGPLADLYDAVWIFRDPAICNVMALIGGFFACFIPLMWFTFRSSWPAAIRFAPFTLISLAVVGFFVVFEIQGVSGEMIPRFGYRFGKAPDQRLGEFTAAGSDQETKQSLSVEDDPNAFPQFLGPDGNSRLAGPSLETDWAAHAPEEIWRIPIGAGWSGFSALDGRIYTMEQRDNQELVTCYDMQSGEPIWGTPVEARHYTVMGYVGPRCTPLLFDGRVYASGATGVLRCLDPLTGEVVWQHDLLEMYGVSPSVEKANIAWGRSNSPLGYELEDRKIVIIPAGGPDKANKDEMVSLVAFDAATGETVWEGGQEQISYASPSIAQVDGKDQIISVNEATITGHDPATGKQLWSFDWPGNSSGNASCSQVHSLGDNRFFVSKGYGQGASTFAVKPEGDGFTTEELWSNARVLKTKFTNVAILSDDVFGLNDGILEKVELEAKRPQWRERGFGHGQVLLVDDVLLVMGEEGNLAAVDTTSEDYHEFSRIKALSSEIAPTWNPLCLYGDLLLVRNAEEAACFKLPTKD